Proteins from one Campylobacter concisus genomic window:
- a CDS encoding CopD family protein yields the protein MIDYYNYLKYLHYLFFISWMAVLFYQPRLYVYHVENMDKPDFVKVVEVMEYKMYHYIGWVALIGSFVTGILILIAMPDLIQTGHIHVKILVVILMAIYHLDLGRYMKQLKEKRCTKSGIFFRAYNEVPTIAMLIIIWVMIVNPF from the coding sequence ATGATAGACTATTATAATTACTTAAAATACCTCCACTATTTGTTTTTCATCTCGTGGATGGCAGTGCTGTTTTATCAGCCAAGGCTCTACGTTTATCACGTAGAAAACATGGACAAACCTGACTTTGTAAAAGTGGTCGAAGTGATGGAGTACAAGATGTATCACTACATCGGCTGGGTCGCACTCATCGGCTCATTTGTCACTGGCATTTTGATACTTATCGCGATGCCTGATCTTATACAAACTGGTCACATACACGTCAAAATTTTAGTTGTCATCTTGATGGCTATCTATCACCTAGACCTTGGACGCTACATGAAGCAGCTCAAAGAAAAACGCTGTACCAAAAGTGGCATCTTCTTTAGAGCCTACAACGAAGTGCCAACTATCGCGATGCTCATCATCATCTGGGTAATGATAGTAAATCCATTTTAA
- a CDS encoding NINE protein yields MANNIYVAYALWLLTGWLGAHRIYLGKFITGFLMMGLFFVGYATFYFIIGIPFLIIWGIWWLIDAFLVGAYVEKNLQKVELKERLKLKDKKEDLKRLYELFESGAISKAEFEARKEILFR; encoded by the coding sequence GTGGCAAATAATATCTACGTCGCATACGCGCTTTGGCTACTTACTGGCTGGCTTGGAGCGCATAGAATTTACCTTGGTAAATTTATCACTGGCTTTTTGATGATGGGACTATTTTTCGTTGGATATGCTACGTTTTATTTCATTATAGGCATACCATTTTTAATCATCTGGGGCATTTGGTGGCTTATAGATGCATTTTTAGTTGGTGCTTATGTAGAGAAAAATTTACAAAAAGTCGAGCTAAAAGAGAGACTAAAACTAAAAGATAAAAAAGAAGACCTAAAAAGGCTTTACGAGCTTTTTGAGAGTGGTGCGATCAGCAAGGCCGAATTTGAAGCTAGAAAAGAGATACTTTTTAGATAA
- the lspA gene encoding signal peptidase II, with protein MRKSLVKFFIAFFLIFIVDQAIKMIFIDGFSWEGEFFSLVLTYNKGVAFSMFAFLDEWLKFIQIALILGVFVYLVVEKKLLCSHAIWLGALLGAGSSNITDRFIHGGVVDYVFWHKWFNFAVFNFADVMIDLCVVMILWQSFRKRRESGK; from the coding sequence ATGCGTAAAAGCTTAGTTAAATTTTTTATCGCGTTTTTTCTCATCTTTATTGTTGATCAAGCGATAAAGATGATATTTATAGATGGTTTTTCGTGGGAGGGCGAGTTTTTCTCGCTAGTTCTTACATATAATAAGGGCGTTGCATTTTCGATGTTTGCCTTTTTGGATGAGTGGCTTAAATTTATCCAGATAGCCCTTATTTTAGGCGTTTTTGTCTATCTAGTCGTTGAGAAAAAGCTGCTTTGCTCGCATGCTATTTGGCTTGGAGCTTTGCTAGGAGCTGGCAGCTCAAATATCACAGATAGATTTATCCATGGCGGCGTCGTGGATTACGTCTTTTGGCACAAGTGGTTTAACTTTGCAGTCTTTAACTTCGCTGATGTGATGATCGATCTTTGCGTCGTGATGATACTTTGGCAAAGTTTTAGAAAAAGGAGAGAGAGTGGCAAATAA
- the glmM gene encoding phosphoglucosamine mutase codes for MKLFGTDGVRGKAGEKLSAQTSMRLAMAAGIYFRKTSATNVILVGKDTRKSGYMIETAIVAGLTAVGYNVLQIGPMPTPAIAFLTENMRCDAGIMISASHNPYYDNGIKFFDSFGNKLDETIEAEIEKIFYDDELIANAQKTMTEIGANKRIDDVIGRYIVQIKNSFPKELNLKNLRVVLDVANGAAYKVAPTVFSELGADVIVINDEPNGSNINQNCGALHPEDLASEVKRLRADIGFAFDGDADRLVVVDENGEVVHGDAILGSLAAFLHEQKALKGGAIVATVMSNAALDDYLKAHKIKLLRSNVGDKYVLEMMKENGINFGGEQSGHVIFNDYAKTGDGLVTSMQVVAMMLKKGKKASEIFGELKPYPQILLNLKITEKKPLDKIEGLKELEASLAKEGIRSLFRYSGTENLIRLLLEGKNQTLVEKRMDEVENFFVKALNA; via the coding sequence ATGAAACTTTTTGGAACAGACGGAGTTCGTGGTAAGGCTGGCGAAAAGCTTTCAGCTCAAACATCTATGCGCCTTGCAATGGCTGCTGGAATTTACTTTAGAAAGACCTCAGCGACAAATGTGATTTTAGTTGGAAAAGATACTAGAAAAAGTGGCTATATGATCGAAACTGCCATCGTTGCAGGACTAACTGCAGTTGGCTACAACGTCCTTCAAATAGGCCCTATGCCAACGCCTGCAATCGCATTTTTAACAGAAAATATGCGCTGTGACGCTGGCATAATGATAAGCGCCTCACACAACCCATACTACGATAACGGCATCAAATTTTTTGATAGCTTTGGCAACAAACTTGATGAGACGATAGAGGCCGAGATAGAAAAAATCTTCTACGACGATGAGCTCATCGCAAACGCCCAAAAAACGATGACAGAGATCGGTGCAAACAAGAGGATCGACGATGTTATCGGCAGATATATCGTGCAGATCAAAAATTCATTCCCAAAAGAGCTAAATTTAAAGAATTTACGAGTAGTTTTAGACGTGGCAAACGGAGCTGCTTACAAGGTCGCACCAACTGTATTTAGCGAGCTTGGAGCTGATGTCATCGTCATAAACGACGAGCCAAATGGTAGCAACATCAACCAAAACTGCGGCGCACTTCACCCAGAAGATCTAGCAAGCGAGGTAAAAAGGCTTCGTGCCGACATCGGCTTTGCATTTGACGGCGATGCTGATAGGCTTGTCGTTGTCGATGAAAACGGCGAAGTTGTGCATGGCGACGCGATACTTGGCTCACTAGCTGCATTTTTACACGAGCAAAAGGCGCTAAAAGGTGGAGCCATCGTGGCTACTGTGATGAGTAACGCCGCACTTGATGACTATCTAAAAGCTCACAAGATCAAGCTACTTCGCTCAAACGTAGGCGATAAATACGTGCTTGAGATGATGAAAGAAAATGGCATAAATTTTGGCGGCGAGCAAAGCGGTCACGTCATATTTAACGACTACGCTAAGACTGGGGACGGCCTTGTTACTTCGATGCAAGTCGTTGCGATGATGCTTAAAAAAGGTAAAAAAGCTAGTGAAATTTTTGGCGAGCTAAAGCCATATCCGCAAATTTTGCTAAATTTAAAGATCACAGAGAAAAAGCCGCTTGATAAGATAGAGGGACTAAAAGAGCTTGAGGCTAGCCTCGCAAAAGAGGGCATAAGATCGCTCTTTAGATACTCTGGCACTGAAAATTTGATCAGACTTTTGCTTGAAGGCAAAAATCAAACTTTAGTTGAAAAACGCATGGATGAAGTTGAGAATTTTTTTGTAAAAGCCCTAAATGCGTAA
- the rpsT gene encoding 30S ribosomal protein S20 encodes MANHKSAEKRARQTIKRTERNRFYRTRLKNITKAVRVAVEAKDLNAANEALKVANKSIHSFVSRGFLKKQTAARRVSRLAQLVNTLKAA; translated from the coding sequence ATGGCAAACCATAAATCTGCTGAAAAAAGAGCTAGACAAACTATAAAAAGAACAGAAAGAAATAGATTTTACCGCACAAGACTTAAAAATATAACAAAAGCAGTGCGTGTAGCTGTAGAAGCTAAAGATCTAAATGCTGCAAATGAAGCTTTAAAAGTTGCTAATAAAAGTATCCACAGCTTCGTAAGTAGAGGCTTTTTGAAGAAACAAACTGCTGCTCGTCGCGTTAGTCGTCTTGCACAATTAGTAAATACTCTAAAAGCTGCTTAA
- the prfA gene encoding peptide chain release factor 1: MFADKLHPFLDRYNEISTLLSDPNIANDIEKMTKLSKEQSSIEPVASASTKYLEILKDIDENKALLEDSELGELAKEELKNLEISREKLEEEIKILLLPKDPNDDKNIFLEIRAGTGGDEAALFVGDLFNAYIRYAELRGYKFEIVSQSEGNTGGFKEIIVLIKGKGAYSRLKFEGGTHRVQRVPETESQGRVHTSAVTVAIMPEVEDSEIEINPNDIRVDVMRSSGHGGQSVNTTDSAVRITHIPTGLVVTNQDGKSQHKNKEAAMKVLKARLYELQEQERLAKETSERKSQVGTGDRSGRIRTYNYPQNRISDHRINLTLYRLDAIMAAGLFDEIIEPLITHYQAEAMLEAGI; this comes from the coding sequence ATGTTTGCTGATAAACTTCATCCATTTTTGGATCGCTATAATGAAATTTCTACGCTTCTTAGCGATCCAAATATAGCAAACGATATCGAAAAGATGACAAAGCTCTCAAAAGAGCAATCATCTATCGAACCAGTCGCATCTGCCTCAACAAAATATCTAGAAATTTTAAAAGACATCGATGAAAATAAAGCCCTACTTGAAGATTCTGAGCTTGGTGAGCTTGCAAAAGAGGAGCTTAAAAATTTAGAAATTTCAAGAGAGAAGCTTGAAGAAGAGATAAAAATTTTACTTCTTCCAAAAGATCCAAATGATGATAAAAATATATTTTTAGAAATTCGCGCAGGTACTGGTGGCGATGAGGCTGCGCTATTTGTTGGAGATCTTTTTAATGCTTACATTAGATATGCAGAGCTTCGAGGATATAAATTTGAGATAGTTAGCCAAAGCGAAGGCAATACTGGCGGTTTTAAAGAGATCATCGTGCTTATAAAAGGCAAAGGCGCTTACTCAAGACTAAAATTTGAAGGTGGTACACACAGAGTTCAGCGTGTACCAGAGACTGAGAGCCAGGGCAGGGTGCATACTTCAGCTGTGACTGTGGCTATCATGCCAGAGGTTGAGGATAGTGAGATCGAGATCAATCCAAATGATATAAGAGTCGATGTGATGAGAAGCTCAGGCCATGGCGGTCAGTCAGTAAATACAACTGATAGTGCCGTTAGAATCACGCATATACCAACAGGACTTGTTGTAACAAACCAAGATGGTAAGAGTCAGCACAAAAACAAAGAAGCTGCGATGAAGGTGCTAAAAGCTAGACTTTATGAGCTTCAAGAGCAAGAGAGACTTGCAAAAGAAACTAGTGAGCGAAAGAGCCAAGTTGGCACTGGAGACCGCTCAGGTAGGATAAGAACTTATAACTATCCGCAAAACCGCATAAGCGATCACCGCATAAATTTAACACTTTATCGCCTTGATGCGATCATGGCTGCAGGGCTATTTGACGAGATCATTGAGCCGCTTATCACTCACTATCAAGCAGAAGCCATGCTAGAAGCTGGTATTTAA
- a CDS encoding TOBE domain-containing protein: protein MSISARNQLNVEITEVRTGAVNSLISAKLAGGEVLKATVTVDSEKGLDLKVGKKAIFLFKASSVIVSKDDSIKLSATNQIKGVVSEIKDGAVNTEVIIDVNGSKISAIITRESVSSLALKVGDKVTAIIKATQIIVGVK from the coding sequence ATGTCAATAAGTGCAAGAAATCAACTAAATGTTGAGATCACAGAAGTAAGAACAGGTGCGGTAAATTCGCTAATATCTGCTAAGCTTGCAGGCGGTGAGGTGCTAAAAGCGACTGTTACGGTTGATAGTGAAAAAGGTCTTGATCTTAAAGTTGGTAAAAAAGCTATATTTTTATTCAAAGCTTCAAGCGTTATCGTTTCAAAAGATGACAGCATCAAGCTTAGTGCAACAAACCAAATCAAAGGTGTTGTTAGCGAGATAAAAGACGGAGCTGTAAATACTGAAGTTATTATCGATGTAAATGGCAGTAAAATTTCAGCTATCATCACAAGAGAGTCAGTTAGCAGCCTAGCTTTAAAAGTAGGAGATAAAGTAACTGCAATCATCAAAGCAACTCAAATTATAGTTGGTGTTAAATAA
- a CDS encoding replication/maintenance protein RepL — protein sequence MNEKIYKAIIGEKKVEIINLLVKSCDENGFIVVKISEICEKLDVSKPTVISTFKLLEEKKIFERVKNGVYRFKNL from the coding sequence ATGAATGAAAAAATTTACAAGGCAATCATTGGTGAGAAAAAGGTAGAAATTATAAATTTGCTAGTTAAAAGCTGTGATGAAAATGGCTTTATTGTAGTAAAAATTTCAGAAATTTGTGAAAAGCTAGATGTGAGCAAACCAACCGTGATAAGCACGTTTAAGTTGCTTGAAGAGAAGAAAATTTTTGAGCGAGTGAAAAACGGAGTTTATAGATTTAAAAATTTATAG
- a CDS encoding diacylglycerol kinase gives MRNQPEYKFFKNFGYAREGLAEIFKNEKSFRIEICIFLLATLSLFFWNFDLVFNLFLIFSMAFVLVCECLNSGLERVTDLASPDYHALAKAAKDAGSAAVMIANFLCGALWCMAIGYKIWG, from the coding sequence ATGAGAAACCAGCCAGAGTATAAATTTTTTAAAAATTTTGGCTACGCAAGAGAGGGTTTGGCTGAAATTTTCAAAAATGAAAAGAGCTTTAGGATAGAAATTTGCATATTTTTATTAGCAACACTATCGCTATTTTTTTGGAATTTTGACCTTGTTTTTAATCTATTTTTGATCTTTAGCATGGCATTTGTGCTAGTTTGCGAGTGCCTAAACTCTGGCTTAGAGCGAGTAACTGATCTTGCAAGCCCAGACTATCACGCCCTAGCAAAGGCGGCAAAAGATGCAGGAAGTGCAGCTGTGATGATCGCAAATTTCTTATGTGGCGCGCTTTGGTGCATGGCAATAGGGTATAAAATTTGGGGCTAG
- a CDS encoding exodeoxyribonuclease III encodes MKLISWNVNGLRALVTKDGFGWLDEIKPDFLALQEIKVKESDVPKEIYNLGFKDISVNSGERAGYSGVMSLANFDISTQKAAFFDDTEGRVLEHRFGDIVLFNIYFPNGQKDDERLAYKMYFYEKFLAYCKELVKSGKEVIFCGDVNTAHREIDLKNPKVNAKTSGFLPIERAWIDEVLKSGFIDTFRAINGDVADAYSWWSYRFNARAKNVGWRIDYFFISQGLKDRLKDAFILPEITGSDHCPVGIDIEI; translated from the coding sequence TTGAAACTTATTAGCTGGAATGTAAATGGCCTTAGAGCACTTGTAACAAAAGATGGCTTTGGTTGGCTTGATGAGATAAAGCCTGATTTCTTGGCACTTCAAGAGATCAAGGTCAAAGAAAGTGACGTGCCAAAGGAAATTTATAACCTTGGCTTTAAAGATATAAGTGTAAACTCGGGTGAGAGGGCCGGATACTCTGGTGTGATGAGCCTAGCAAATTTTGACATTTCTACACAAAAGGCGGCCTTCTTTGATGACACGGAGGGGCGTGTTTTGGAGCATAGATTTGGCGATATCGTGCTTTTTAATATCTATTTTCCAAATGGCCAAAAGGATGACGAGCGACTAGCCTATAAAATGTACTTTTACGAGAAATTTCTAGCTTACTGCAAAGAACTTGTAAAAAGCGGCAAAGAGGTGATATTTTGTGGTGATGTAAATACCGCTCACCGCGAGATCGACCTTAAAAATCCAAAGGTAAATGCCAAGACTTCAGGCTTTTTGCCTATCGAGCGAGCATGGATAGATGAGGTACTAAAAAGTGGTTTTATAGATACTTTTAGAGCTATAAATGGCGACGTAGCGGACGCTTACTCGTGGTGGAGCTACCGCTTTAATGCAAGGGCGAAAAATGTTGGCTGGAGGATTGATTATTTTTTTATTTCACAAGGATTAAAAGATAGGCTAAAAGACGCATTTATCTTGCCAGAGATCACAGGCAGCGATCACTGCCCGGTTGGCATAGATATAGAAATTTAG
- a CDS encoding GGDEF domain-containing phosphodiesterase has translation MSTKRIKTILSVLVAIFFISAFFIYKANIAIDTAHKFDDGILNLKFIDNEITFSLNNIYDVSNYDKLNADINSFDTNLSNLSMLSDEMLLFHQNEITKDLQNIRDVFSKKVFFLQRSAYVNSSIDSYIQISQYEIQNLALPNKLEPIFYAIKGALMLSPEVIDEISKQIKMYKNEYKDNQKAQNVLDKILYAAQATKTLHTISNSAKELHLDNLIENFRNKILEFHSDEVNNAKIAQIICLLAFIIFCAFGLYQIKMASERLRQIKLLRSTVENDHSSIIYCDKYNRISYVNKTFEEKTGYKLKDVIGKNPRILKSYMHPQSFYESIKDALQKSLPWESDELISRTKSGDFLYEKVKFSPFFFKNKFEGYIAVKLDRTKEALILNELTQKNEQIKIQSSIDKLTGFGNYFALTEILDAQKDGVLICLSIKNFKILRFFYQTKIIDAMLKAVADTLKLCIDASEIKAKLFRFQDDAFYMWYEGDNIVRDIEYIREYFGSNRINVAIDEKFENLPGIKMVFGVSLPNDTPQTNRLMQSVLANQLAIENGSNIYYYLENDAIEMKYHKNQLAVQLIEDALENDRVIVEAQGIFNLEENETEAKYYEVLVRIIDQNGKIHYPGEFLDIAMKTQLYPQITKKVISLAFDLAKRYPDYMFSINLSITDIADASMRELIESKLNECKDPNKICFEMLESEELSDYVAVNSFIKRVKGYGCKISIDDFGSGYSNYYRILELDIDTIKIDGSIIKKLPFDENARVLVETIVSFAKKQGHKIVAEFVSSEEILNQIKNFEIPYAQGFLLGKPRRME, from the coding sequence ATGAGTACTAAACGAATAAAAACCATACTTAGCGTCTTAGTAGCTATATTTTTCATTAGTGCATTTTTTATATATAAAGCAAATATAGCCATTGATACGGCTCATAAATTTGATGATGGAATTTTAAATCTAAAATTTATAGACAATGAGATAACTTTTTCTTTAAATAATATTTATGATGTCTCAAACTACGACAAACTCAATGCTGACATAAATTCTTTTGATACAAATTTGAGCAACCTTTCAATGCTTAGTGATGAGATGCTGTTGTTTCATCAAAATGAAATAACAAAAGATCTACAAAACATAAGAGATGTATTTAGTAAAAAAGTATTTTTTTTACAAAGATCAGCTTATGTAAACTCATCTATAGATTCTTATATCCAAATAAGTCAATATGAGATACAAAATCTAGCACTTCCAAATAAGCTTGAGCCTATATTTTATGCGATAAAAGGTGCTTTGATGCTTAGTCCTGAAGTAATAGATGAAATTTCAAAGCAAATAAAAATGTATAAAAACGAGTATAAAGATAACCAAAAAGCTCAAAATGTATTAGACAAGATACTTTATGCAGCTCAAGCTACAAAAACTTTACATACAATCTCAAATAGTGCAAAAGAGCTACATCTTGATAATCTGATAGAAAATTTTAGAAACAAAATCCTAGAATTTCACTCTGATGAGGTGAATAACGCAAAAATAGCTCAAATAATTTGCTTACTTGCATTTATAATATTTTGTGCATTTGGCCTATATCAAATTAAAATGGCCTCAGAGCGTTTAAGACAGATAAAACTCTTAAGATCCACGGTTGAAAACGATCATAGCTCTATTATCTATTGCGATAAATACAATAGAATTTCATACGTAAATAAAACCTTTGAAGAAAAAACTGGCTACAAGCTAAAGGATGTAATCGGTAAAAATCCTAGAATACTAAAATCATATATGCACCCACAAAGCTTTTATGAATCCATAAAAGATGCTCTGCAAAAATCTCTACCTTGGGAGAGTGATGAGCTTATAAGCAGAACAAAAAGCGGTGATTTTTTATATGAAAAGGTAAAATTTTCACCATTTTTCTTTAAGAATAAATTTGAGGGCTATATAGCGGTAAAACTTGATAGGACTAAAGAGGCGCTAATACTAAACGAGCTAACTCAAAAAAATGAACAAATAAAAATACAATCTTCAATCGATAAGCTAACAGGCTTTGGCAACTACTTTGCTTTAACTGAAATTTTAGACGCGCAAAAAGATGGAGTGCTAATTTGCTTAAGCATTAAAAATTTTAAGATTTTAAGATTCTTTTATCAAACTAAGATTATCGATGCAATGCTAAAAGCAGTAGCTGATACACTAAAGCTTTGCATAGATGCTTCTGAGATAAAAGCAAAGCTATTTAGATTTCAAGATGACGCATTTTATATGTGGTATGAAGGCGATAACATCGTAAGAGATATTGAATATATAAGAGAATATTTTGGCTCAAATAGAATAAATGTCGCTATTGATGAAAAATTTGAAAACTTACCAGGCATAAAAATGGTATTTGGTGTTTCATTGCCAAACGATACACCACAAACTAACCGCCTAATGCAATCAGTCCTTGCAAATCAGCTCGCAATAGAAAATGGTAGCAATATTTACTACTATCTAGAAAATGACGCCATTGAGATGAAATATCACAAAAACCAGCTGGCAGTTCAGCTAATCGAAGATGCATTAGAAAACGATAGAGTCATCGTAGAAGCACAAGGCATCTTTAACTTAGAAGAAAATGAAACCGAAGCAAAGTATTATGAAGTTTTGGTTCGTATAATCGATCAAAATGGCAAGATACACTATCCGGGCGAATTTTTAGATATTGCCATGAAAACGCAACTATATCCGCAAATAACCAAAAAGGTGATAAGTCTTGCGTTTGATCTTGCCAAGAGATATCCAGATTATATGTTCTCAATAAATTTATCAATTACCGATATTGCTGATGCTAGTATGAGAGAGCTTATAGAGAGCAAGCTAAACGAGTGCAAAGATCCTAATAAAATTTGCTTTGAAATGCTAGAGAGTGAAGAGCTTAGCGACTATGTTGCGGTAAATTCTTTCATAAAACGCGTCAAAGGCTATGGATGTAAAATTTCGATTGATGACTTTGGCTCAGGATACTCAAACTACTACCGAATTTTAGAGCTTGATATAGACACCATAAAGATAGATGGCTCGATAATCAAAAAGCTTCCATTTGATGAAAATGCTAGAGTTCTAGTAGAAACCATCGTAAGCTTTGCAAAAAAACAAGGCCACAAAATAGTAGCCGAGTTTGTAAGTTCAGAAGAAATTTTAAATCAAATCAAAAATTTTGAAATACCTTACGCACAAGGTTTCTTACTAGGCAAGCCTCGTAGAATGGAATAG
- a CDS encoding cytochrome-c peroxidase, with amino-acid sequence MKGVIICLFIITISFCKYESYKPLTVVKYNEEKALLGKKLFFDKRLSPNENYSCQTCHNLYWNLSGSNQDSMEKGTLNPPTILNAAANYLFYSDAKISNLKDQVKESITSRIELNSDNDKIVDSVNNISEYKILFKKIYNDGINFDNIVDAIAEFEKAVLSIDSPFDRFISGDNNAIDDSAKKGFEIFNNIGCAACHNGRNLGGNLTQDIGRERISALDANKRLRRVPSLRNVTKTAPYLSHGEINDLKEAISFIGNYQLGYEFSKDEIDALYSFFLTLNGKKPRILNEY; translated from the coding sequence ATGAAGGGCGTTATAATTTGTCTATTTATCATCACGATTTCATTTTGTAAATATGAATCCTACAAACCTCTTACGGTAGTAAAATATAATGAAGAAAAGGCTCTGCTTGGCAAAAAACTCTTTTTTGACAAAAGGCTAAGTCCAAATGAAAACTACTCTTGTCAAACTTGTCACAACCTGTATTGGAATTTAAGCGGAAGCAACCAAGATAGCATGGAAAAAGGCACTTTAAATCCTCCAACCATATTAAACGCTGCAGCAAACTATCTATTTTATAGCGATGCAAAGATTAGCAATTTAAAGGATCAAGTAAAAGAGTCCATAACTTCTAGAATAGAACTAAACTCAGATAATGACAAGATAGTGGATTCTGTAAATAATATCTCTGAGTACAAAATTTTATTTAAAAAAATTTATAATGACGGCATTAATTTTGATAATATTGTAGATGCAATAGCTGAGTTTGAGAAGGCTGTCTTGAGTATTGATTCGCCATTTGATCGTTTTATATCAGGTGATAACAATGCCATAGACGATAGCGCAAAGAAAGGATTTGAGATATTTAATAATATAGGCTGTGCCGCTTGTCACAATGGTAGAAATTTGGGAGGAAATTTGACACAAGATATTGGCCGAGAAAGAATTTCTGCCCTAGATGCAAACAAAAGATTAAGAAGAGTGCCATCACTAAGAAATGTTACAAAAACTGCCCCATATTTATCCCATGGAGAGATAAATGATCTAAAAGAGGCTATAAGCTTTATTGGTAACTACCAGCTAGGATATGAGTTTAGCAAAGATGAAATTGATGCTTTATACTCATTTTTTCTAACATTAAATGGTAAAAAGCCTAGGATACTAAATGAGTACTAA
- a CDS encoding type II secretion system protein produces the protein MKKGFTMIELIFVIVILGILAAVAIPKLAATRDDAEISKTASNIQTLISDLGSYYTSQGEFASGADAVKKMSNVKNPVNAKNDKCLEVGAGNNTNGEIKMTISVGGLCEQVWKLPGLVDVKALIESTADNKTANSLKFGGMGIKYK, from the coding sequence ATGAAAAAAGGCTTTACGATGATTGAGTTGATCTTCGTGATCGTTATATTGGGCATATTAGCTGCGGTTGCTATACCAAAACTAGCTGCAACAAGGGATGATGCAGAGATATCAAAAACTGCTTCAAATATACAAACACTTATTTCGGACTTGGGTTCTTACTATACTTCACAAGGCGAATTTGCTTCTGGTGCAGATGCTGTTAAAAAGATGTCAAATGTTAAGAATCCAGTAAATGCAAAAAATGATAAGTGCCTAGAAGTGGGTGCTGGAAACAACACTAATGGTGAGATAAAGATGACTATTAGCGTAGGCGGTCTTTGTGAACAAGTTTGGAAATTGCCAGGCTTAGTAGATGTTAAAGCCTTAATCGAAAGTACTGCCGACAACAAGACAGCTAATTCGCTTAAATTTGGCGGCATGGGCATAAAATATAAATAA